GCAGTTATTTACCGACATGCCGGCCGAAGTTTACTTTGTGGATGATGCCGGTGTTAAAAAAGATCTTATCCATTTTTTCACAAAAAGCCAGGACGAGTTTTTAATTAATTTGCCGCAATTGATGAAGCAAATAAAACCCGATGGCATGATCTGGGTGTCGTGGCCCAAAAAAGCATCAAAAGTGGTTACCGATATTACTGAAGACGTAATCCGCAATTTCGCACTTAAAATAGGGCTGGTTGATATAAAGGTTTGTGCCGTGGACGAGATTTGGTCGGGTTTAAAATTGGTTATTCCGGTAAAGGACAGGAAATCATTGGCTTAAAACTTTTTTGGTAATAACAGCGTAAACAATCATCAGCTATTATTTGCAAACGCCAACAATTACCTAACTTAGCATCATCATAAATTTAATACTATGGCCACAATAGAACTTAAACGTGTGCATGGCGATTTCGGCTTTGAGGCCGTGGATTCCATTGGTCACACAGTAAAAATGGATAGCAGCCCCGAAAGTGGTGGCGAAGATTTTGGGATACGCCCGATGCAAATGCTGTTAATGGGCCTTGCAGGTTGCTCGGCAATTGATGTTATCAGCATTTTAAAAAAACAACGCCAGGAAGTAAAGGACTATAAAATGGTGGTTAACGGCGAACGCGAAGCCGGCAAAGAACCTTCGTTATGGCAGGATATCGAAGTTGAATTTCACTTGTATGGCGATATTGATGAAGATAAAGCAGCCCGCGCGGTTGAATTATCATTAAACAAATATTGTTCTGTAGCTGCTACGCTTGGTAAAGCCGGCGCCGATATTAAATCGAAGGTGTTTGTTCACCCGGCAGTAGAGATATAACGACAATAAAATCTATTAAAGTTCTGGTAAAGTTCCGGGGAAATTAAAGGGACTTATTTAAAACGTAAAAAGCGATGGCTATAAACCATCGCTTTTTACGTTTTAACCTCAGGCTCTTACTCGCCTTCAAAAAAATCTATTAATCCGCCAAAGTAGCTATGGGTCCAGCCATCGGTTATATCGTCAAAATCCTCATCGGGAATGTTGGTGTGCTCAATTTCGGCAAATGTGCCTTGTTTATCGGGGTGTAGTTTTATGGTAACTACAAAATCATCTGATTTACCTTCAGAATACCATTGCGGTACAATTTTCTCGGGATGATAAATGGTTGGCAGCCGATGAGGTTTAAAACAGTGTTTGCTGCCGGCATTTTTCAATGGTGTACCAGCCCGTACCAGGGTGTTTCACCCCGTACCACCCCGTACCAGGTTGTTTCAGGGTGTGTCATCCCGTACCGGTACACACACTTTTGGGCTTGTAATGCTTGCTTGATTAACCAACACGCGGTTGGTAAAGGCTAAGCTTTTTGTAATACAGCCCTGTAAGTACTTTATTAAACATAAAAAGCGACGGATTATAACCATCGCTTTTTATGTTTTAACCTCCGGCCGTCACTCGCCTTCAAAAAAGTCTATCAATCCGCCAAAGTAGCTATGGGTCCAGCCATCGGCAATGTCATCAAAATCCTCATCGGGTATGTTGGTGTGCCTAACTTCGGCAGATGTGCCTTGTTTATCGGGGTGTAGTTTTATGGTAACTATTGAATCGTCTGATTTACCTTCAAAATACCATTGCTGTACAATTTTTTTGCCGGGCTCAAATTCTATGTTTTTACCAACAATGCTGCCATCCCACATAGAGAATTCCGACCCTGGTTCGGTACTCATTTGAGCTGTTTCACCTGTCCATAACTCAATAGTGACGGGATTGGTAAGGGCCATATAAATTTCGTCGGGCGTTGCCGGTATGCTGTAGTATTTTTTAAAATCTTTCACCTGCGCAATTTAGCAAGATTATTTTAAACGTTTACAGGTCCTATTGGTAATACCACACGACCGTAAACCTCATTTAACACATTGGCAATACCAGTGTATATAGCCGATGCGCCGCAAATAATACCCTCGTAACCCGCCAGGTGTTTAATAGCAGGATTACCTGTTGCATCGCCCGCCACTAATAAAAAGAATAATATGGTTAGCGATCCAAAAACAAACTGCAATGCGCGGTTCAATTTTAACGTGCCAAAAAACAAAAGCAAGGTGAATACTCCCCAAACTGATAAATAAGCACACATAGCGCCTTCAGATGCTGCTGTAGCCCAGCCCAGTTTTGGCATTACAATAAGGCCAACTAACGATAGCCAGAAAAATCCGTACGATGTAAATGCAGTTAGCCCGAATGTGTTATTCTTTTTTGCCTCAATAACGCCTGCAATAACCTGTGCCAGGCCGCCGTAAAAAATGCCCATAGCCAGTATCATGCCGTTCATTTCAAAAAAACCGGCGTTATGGATGTTTAACAAAACGGTGGTCATACCGAAGGCGCAAAGCCCAAGCGGCGCCGGATTAGCAATGCCGTCCTTTACAGGGGCAGGTGTAGTAGGGATCATGTTGGTTTAGTATTAGTTGGTTTATAACGCAAGCTAATTGATTTATGATTATTTTACAATTTTATTTACAACTCTGCACTTACTTTTGCGTTAAGTAAATACCTATGCAAAAAATAGTATTGATACGCCACGGTGAAAGTATTTTTAATCTCGAAAACCGTTTTACCGGTTGGGAAGATGTCGATTTGTCTGAAAATGGCTATCAGCAAGCCCACAAAGCAGGGCAGATCCTTAAAAAAAATGGTTATAACTTTGATGTCGGTTTTACCTCGTATTTAAAGCGATCAATTAAAACCATGCATTTTATATTGGAGGAGTTGGATCATTTATGGATTCCGGTTGAAAAATCATGGCGGCTTAATGAACGTTTTTATGGCGCGTTACAGGGAATGAACAAAGATGAAGCCATAGCCAAATACGGTGCCGAACAGGTTCAAAAATGGCGGCGCGACCCCAATGAACACCCGCCTGCTGTTACCCGCGATGATCCAAGGTTTCCCGGTCACGATTTGCGCTATAAAAATTTAACAGATCGCGAGCTACCACTCACCGAAAACCTTAGCGAGACAATGGATAGGGTATTGCCCTTTTGGAACGAAACCATTGTAAGTGCTATGCGCCGCAACCAAAAGGTAATTGTAGTTGCCCATGGCAACAGCCTGCGTTCATTAATTAAGTATATAGATTGCCTTACCGATGAGCAGGTGACTCAACTTGAAATCCCCACAGCTACACCATGGGTTTATGAACTGGACCACGGGTTAAACCAGATAAGGCATTATTATTTGGATTGAGATTTGATTTTCATGGAGATATGCAGCGTATTTGTTTATCTTAGTCGTCCCGATTAACTATAAACCATACGCTAAAACAAAAAATGAAGAAGTCTGATATTTATGAAATAACCATAAAGATACTTGGTGTTTACCTGTTGGTTTCCAACCTATCCAAAGTCCCCGGTTTTTTCACCTTTTTAAAAACGTTTAATGCTCTTTCAGGCTCCGACCATGCTTCTGAGCAAATGAACCTGTTTTGGTTAAATATCATAAACTTTATTTTTATACTGGCCTTGTCTATTTTTTTAATAGCCGGTACGAAGTTGATTACCAGGGCAGTTACTACCGCAACAGATAAGCAAGAAAATGTAAAACTGTTTGCTGATAGAAAAGTGATATACGAGATAGCACTTATTATCATCGGTGGCCTGCTTATTGTTAATAACGTTCCTGATTTGCTGTACCGCATATACAACATGTCCAGCGAAAACGATAAAAACGCGGTAATATCATCGATAACAAAAGTATTTGTAGGTATTTTAGCAGTGGCCTTTGGTAAGCGCATAGCTATCTTTTTTGCGAAATAATAAACAGATACTAAATCCCTACAAATAAGAGAGGCCCGTCCGGGCCTCTCTTATTTGTAAACTCAATAAAGTAGATTTAATATACATTGACGCGCTGAGGCCCGCTTATACTGACGCCAGGCCAACCCCGGTAAGCTGACCAGCAAATGCAACAAATGCCTTTCCTTCAGCTATTTGCGATTGGTTATCAATCAGGTTTTGTAAATTAACTTTTCCAATCACAAATTTATAATCACCTGAGTAATAGCGCTCTTTTATGGATATAAATTTCAAATCTTCTACCAAACGTTCGTCATCATACCTTAAATAGATGTCAAACTCTACATTATTGGTAAATTGAAGTCCGGTTTTTTCCTTGGCTTTTTTGTATTCATACTGATAGCTATAGCGCAATGCAGCTATATCTGATAGCACGGCCGATCCGGTAGGATGGCCGCCAGCGCCTTTTCCAAAAAAGAATTGTTGGTCGGCAAAAGCGGCCTGCACTGTTACACCATTGTACTCGTACTCCACGTTATATAAAAATTCGGTACTGTTAACAAATTTAGGCAATACAAACATGGCCACATTGCTATCGTCCAATTCTTTAGCTACCGGAACCAGTTTAATTTTCAGATTCTTTTCGCGGGCATATTGTAAATCCTGGGCAGCAAGGTTCTGGATGCCTAAATTAAAAACTTCATCTGGCTGTACTATAACGCCATAGGCATGTGCCGCAGCAATTACCAGCTTATATTTGGCATCGTAACCACCTACATCGCTGGTTGGGTCGGTCTCAGCAAAACCAAGGTCTTGCGCCTGTTTTAAGGCGCTATCATAATCAAGCCCCTCAATAAAGCCCTTGGATAGAATATAATTAGATGATCCGTTAAAAATTCCACTTATAGAGTGCAGTAATTCATTATCATAATACTCTTCCAGATTACGGATAATAGGGATGCTACCGCAAACCGCGCCCTCGTATAATAATGACGTGCCATGCGTATGCTGTAGCTCAATCAACTCTTCCAAATGAAGCGCTATCATTTTTTTACTGGCCGATACCACGTTTTTGCCGCTGCTTAATGCTCTTGATACTATTTCAAAAGCCGCTTCAGTATCGTTAATCAATTCTACAATGGTATTAATCTCCGGGTTGTTTAACAACTCGTCTCTATCTGTGGTGAATAAATCTGCCGGCAGGGACCTTTCTTTGTGCGGATCCTTGATAGCAAATTTTACAATTTCGATGTTTAAATTTTTTGTCTTGATGATATCATATAACCCCTGTCCAACTACGCCAAATCCAAATAATCCTATACTTAACTTTTTACTCATTACGCTGTACGTTGCAATTCTATAATTTTTCCTTTTACATCAGTTTTAAAAAACGATGTGATAATATTTGTTAATGCTTCTGTTTCAATTAAAAAACCATCGTGGCCATAAAACGAATCCAGTTCGGCAAAGGCCGATTTGGGAATGTGCCTGAACAGGTATTCCTGCTCCTCGATGGTAAATAACACGTCCGACTTGATGCCAATAACCAGGGTACGGGCTTTGATAAGGCTTAGTGCTTTCTCAACACCATTTCGGTTACGGCCTACATTGTGCGAGTCCATCACCTTGGTTAAATACCAATAGCTATAGGCATTAAACCGGTTCACCAGCTTTTGGCCCTGGTAATCCTGGTAGGTTGATGCCTTAAAATTATCGGTTTTGCTATCAACCTCCTCCTGTTGTGTTATACCGTAAGTTTTATAAGTACGGTAAGAGAGCAGGGCTATGCTCCTGGCAGCCTTCAAGCCGTTTTGCCCACCTTCGATAGTGTTATTGTTGAAGGTCGTGTCAGCACTTAAAGCCAAACGCTGCGACTCATTAAACGCGATGCCCCATGGCGAATGACGCGCGTTGGTGGCTATCAAAATAAGGTTTTTGATACGGTTTGGTTCAATAATACCCCACTCAATGGCCTGCTGGCCGCCCAATGAGCCACCAATGAGGATATGAATATTGCCGATGCCCAAATGGCTGGCTAATAACTGGTGTGCTTTTACTATATCTCTGATAGTAAACTGCGGGAATGTTAAAAAATACGGCAAACCAGTTGCCGGATTCGTGCTTAAAGGGTTGGTTGTACCGTATGGCGAACCCAAAATATTGGCACAAACTATAAAATGTTCTTCCGGGTTGAATTTATTTCCAGTGCCCACAAAACCTTTCCACCAATCAAAAACATCGGCATTAGCTGTCAGGGCGTGGCATACCCATACCACATTGTCCCGCTCCTTGTTTAAGCGGCCATACGTATGAAAGCCTATCTCCAGTTGCTGTAGTTGTTCGCCCGATTCCAGCTCAAAAGTTTGTGTGTACTTAAATATTTCTGTATTCATTCTTCTATCATGTTGATAGTGGTGAATGGGCAGTAGTGAGTGGTGAGGTTTTTATTCACTCACCATTCACCACTCACTACTCACCACTACGCTAATTCGGCCTGCGCCTCTTTTATTTTGGCAAATGCCTGTTCAAAATCTGCTTTTATATCGTCAATATGCTCAATACCAACCGCTACCCTTAACGATGTTGGGGTAACGCCTGCCGAAAGCTGTTCTTCATCTGATAGCTGCTGATGTGTTGTTGCAGATGGCTGAATGATCAATGTTTTAGCATCGCCCACATTGGCCAGGTGGCTTACCAGTTTCAGGTTATCAATTAATTTACCCGCTGCTTCTTTATCGCCATCAATCTCGAAAGACAACACCGCTCCGAAACCATTTTTCAGGTATTTTTTTGCTAATTCGTGGTACGGGGATGATGCTAATCCCGGATAGTTTACTGATGCTACCTGCGGATGCTGATCAAGCCATTTGGCCAGTTCCAATGTATTATCCACATGGCGTTGCACCCGCAATGATAGTGTTTCCAATCCCTGGATGTTGAGCCATGAATTAAACGGCGATTGCGAAGGGCCAAAATCGCGCAATCCTTCTACACGTGCACGAATAATAAACTGAATGTTGCCAAACGGACCGCCAATGCCAAATACATCTGCAAAAACCAACCCGTGGTAACCTTCGGATGGCTCGGTAAACTGCGGAAACTTGCCGTTGCCCCAGTTATAAGTGCCACCGTCAACAATAACACCGCCAATGCTGGTGCCATGGCCGCCAATCCATTTGGTGGTTGATTGTACTACTACGCTTGCGCCATGCTCCAACGGACGGAATAAATAGCCGCCTGCTCCAAAAGTATTATCTACAATAAGCGGCAAGTCGTATTTTTTTGCCAGCGCGCCAACTTTATCAAAATCGGCAATTGTAAAACCAGGGTTACCTATAGTTTCCAGGTAAATGGCTTTGGTTTTATCATCTATTAAAGCTTCAAGGCTTTCGGCGGTATCGTCTTTGGCAAAACGCACATCAATGCCCAAACGTTTAAAGGCTACTTTAAACTGGTTGTAAGTGCCGCCATATAAGAATGGCGAGCTCACAAAATTATCGCCAACCTGTAATATGTTATTTAAAGCGATAAACTGGGAGGCCTGGCCCGATGCAGTGGCCAAAGCCGCAGCACCACCTTCTAAAGCGGCAATGCGTTTTTCAAACACATCGGTAGTGGGGTTCATTAAGCGGGTATAAATATTGCCAAACTCTTTTAGTGCAAACAGGTTGGCACCATGCTCGGCACTTTTAAATACGTACGAAGTAGTTTGGTAAAGCGGTACCGCGCGTGAGCCTGTAGTAGGATCAACTTCCTGGCCGGCGTGTAATTGTAAGGTTTCGAATTTTAAGGCTGACATAGTTGTAGATTTTGAAAGGTTATAATTAAATTTTGTTGTTTAGATGGATTTTAGCAAGCTGATAAAATGTTTACCAGTTTTACAACACGTATGTTTTCAGGGATTGAAAAAAGGGACGTATTAAACATCAACAGCAGCAACACATACAAATATTGCCGATAGAAGGGCTAATATGTTGCATGTTACCGTTTTGGGTATTAAAAATGTTGCTTTTAGTAATTGTATTAAAACTTTTCATGGCTATAAATTTATATCCCCCGGTGTTATTTGCCGGGACAGGAATTGGCACCTTCTCCAAAATTGAAGGGTTGCCAGCGGGTCAGTGAGCCTGATCTCTCGCCGCTTCTTTATAAATCAATACCCGAACTATGCGGAGAATTGATTGACTATGGTATTGCTACCAAATAATGCTTCAAAGATAAGCGGATATTTATTTAAATACCAAATTTTATTTTTATTAAAAGGCGAAAGGGTAGATGTTACTTACCCTTTCGCCTGCTTAAACAACCTGTATATGCAAATGTTTTTTTAAACGGGAGTTTGTCGAATTAAGGAATTATTTGAATTTTCAAAATTCTGGAAATTCAAATAATTCGACAAATTCCGGTTTAGACAGAGGTTCATTCTGTTAATTCTGATTTCAGACAGTTGGGTTTGCTGAATAATCTTTCCAAAGTTCATCCAGCGTTTTGCCGGTTTGCTGTTTCCAGGTATCGTCGGTAAAAGTATGGTCGCGCATTTTGCCATCGAAAGTTTTCACAATTCCAGGCTTGCTTTTTTCCAGCCACGCCAGGAAACGCGCGGTAACGCGGTAACTGTTATCATAATTTTGAGTGGTCTTGTATGCCGGTAACGACCAGTTTGCTGCCGGATTATTAACGCCAAATTTAAACCGGGCATAATCGGCAATACCTTCTGTTAACCAGCCCGGGCCGGTGCTTTGGCCATAATCCTGTACAATGTGCATTACTTCGTGAGTTACTACATCAATGTCTTCCGGGCGTTGGTGCATCCAGCGCGAACTTATGGTAACAATGCCGTTTGCAGTTTCGGCAACGCCTTTGTAGCTGGTATCTATAATCATGGTAACTGCTTTCAGTGTTTTTTTGTTGTAGGCATTTGCCAGCTCAGGATATACTCTATAAAACGTGTTTATCAGTTTGGTTTTCAATGCGGTATCAAGCGTATTATCATAGTTGATAAAGGTAAGCTTGTAACCGTTTTTGTTGTAGTTACTGGTTTGCTGGGCGTAGGAAGTGCCTGCCATCAGCATTAAAAACAGGATAGATAAGATTGATGTTTTTTTCATTGTTTTGGATAAATAGATTGAATTTCAAAACTACAATTTTAATTTAAACCCGAATATTAATACCATTCGTTTATCAGTATCGTTACATAAAAAGTTATTAATTTTGCCCGCATAACATTCATGGGAATTATCCCGACATCTATGACCGATAGCAACAATTTATACCAGTTGGCAGTTACATTATTGCAGCAGCTGATATCTATACCATCATTCAGTAAAGAAGAAGACCGCACCGCAGATCTGATTAACGAGTTTTTACAACAACACGGTGTAACCACCCATCGCAAGCTTAACAATATCTGGGCCTGGAACAGGCATTTTGATCCGGCAAAGCCAACAATACTGCTCAACTCACATCACGATACCGTGAAACCTAACTCTGGTTACACACGCGACCCATATGATGCCAGGATTGAAGATGGTAAGCTATTTGGCCTGGGCAGCAATGATGCCGGCGGGTGCCTGGTATCGTTGATAGTGGTATTTCTTTATTTTCATGACAGGGAAAACCTGAAATATAATTTTTGCCTGGCGACCACTGCCGAAGAGGAGATCTCTGGCGTAAACGGACTTGAATTGATTATCCCCGAACTGGGTAAGCTTGATTTCGGAATAGTAGGCGAGCCTACACTAATGCAGCTGGCCATTGCCGAACGTGGTTTAATGGTGCTGGATTGTACCGCTCATGGCCGAGCCGGCCATGCAGCCCGCGAAGAAGGTGATAACGCTATCTATAAAGCGCTAACAGATATTGAGTGGTTCCGCAGCTTTAAGTTCCCTAAAGAATCGGAAGTTTTTGGGCCGATCAAAATGTCGGTTACTATTATCAACGCAGGTTCGCAGCATAATGTGGTGCCGGCAAGTTGTGTGTTTACTGTTGATGTTCGGGTTACCGATGCCTACCGAAATGAGGAGGTTCTGGAAATCATCCGCCAGCATGTAAGCTGCGATGTAAAGCCAAGATCTATCCGCTTAAAACCATCATCAATTCCCAAAGAGCATGCTATTGTGCAGGCAGGTTTAGCTTTGGGCCGTACAACTTATGGCTCTCCAACTACTTCAGATCAGTCGTTGCTGGATATCCCATCCGTCAAAGTTGGCCCTGGCGATTCGGCAAGGTCACACACCGCTGATGAGTTTGTATATATAGATGAGATAAAGGAGGGGATTGAATTGTATATCAAAATGTTAAAGAGCATTAATTAACCCCTAAGCCCCTTAACCCCCTGAAGGGGGAACTTTTTGAATTACTAATTTGAATTTTCAACTATGGTTCCCCCTTTAGGGGGTTAGGGGGCTTAATCGGTTAGGGAGCTTCCGGCCAACGCAATAGCGACACCCAAAAGCACAGCCCCCATTTTTCGTAAATTGAATTTATGATCGGCACTTGATTCAAATAAAATTGTGGTGGATATGTGCAGGAATATACCAATAACCATACCCATTATCCGGTTAAAGTAATGCTGCAGGTTACCAATGTTGCCGGTGCTTAATGTATTGCTAAAAAAGTATCCGGCCGGCGCCATTACGGCAAATAACAAAATGAAAAACACGGTTTTATTACGGCCTTGCTTGTTGGTAAGCAGCACGGTGCCTAAAGCAAATGCGGCCGGTATATGGTGCAATGCTATGCCATAAACCAACTGATCCTGGTTACCTTGCGCCAATGGCATGCCCTCTAAAAAAGCGTGCAGGCAAAGGCTTACCATAATACCTACCGGAAAAACCACCAGGTCGTGCTGGTGTTTGTGCATGTGGCCATGCTCAATGCCGTCAGAAAATAGCTCTAAAACAATCTGGAAAAGAAACCCGATCAGGATAAATACGCCCACATAATTATCATTGCCGTGGTAAGCATCAGGTATTAAATGCAAAACGGTTATGCCAAACAGGTATGCCCCGCTGAAAGACAACACAAGCTTGAGCATTTTATGATTATCGCCCCTGAATAAAAAAACAGATAAACCACCAAATGAGGCGCTTAAAAACAATAGTAAAACTTTCCAGATCTCCATTAAAAGGCAGGTTGTATTCTTTTAAAAATAAAGGCAAACAGCATCCCTACAAGCGAGCCATAAATAGCCCCGCAAATTACATCAACAGGAAAATGCACTCCCACATACACCTGGGCAAATGACACCAGCGCGGCCCAAAAAATTGCAGCAAACCATACCCAGCGCCATTTTTTGCCAAAAACAAGGCATAAAAATATAGCCATGGCAAAATGATCTG
The genomic region above belongs to Mucilaginibacter sp. KACC 22773 and contains:
- a CDS encoding DUF3052 family protein; this translates as MAGYSGTPLAKKLGIKASATVMLINAPDYYLQLFTDMPAEVYFVDDAGVKKDLIHFFTKSQDEFLINLPQLMKQIKPDGMIWVSWPKKASKVVTDITEDVIRNFALKIGLVDIKVCAVDEIWSGLKLVIPVKDRKSLA
- a CDS encoding OsmC family protein; the encoded protein is MATIELKRVHGDFGFEAVDSIGHTVKMDSSPESGGEDFGIRPMQMLLMGLAGCSAIDVISILKKQRQEVKDYKMVVNGEREAGKEPSLWQDIEVEFHLYGDIDEDKAARAVELSLNKYCSVAATLGKAGADIKSKVFVHPAVEI
- a CDS encoding SRPBCC domain-containing protein, which gives rise to MKNAGSKHCFKPHRLPTIYHPEKIVPQWYSEGKSDDFVVTIKLHPDKQGTFAEIEHTNIPDEDFDDITDGWTHSYFGGLIDFFEGE
- a CDS encoding SRPBCC domain-containing protein; the encoded protein is MKDFKKYYSIPATPDEIYMALTNPVTIELWTGETAQMSTEPGSEFSMWDGSIVGKNIEFEPGKKIVQQWYFEGKSDDSIVTIKLHPDKQGTSAEVRHTNIPDEDFDDIADGWTHSYFGGLIDFFEGE
- a CDS encoding acetate uptake transporter gives rise to the protein MIPTTPAPVKDGIANPAPLGLCAFGMTTVLLNIHNAGFFEMNGMILAMGIFYGGLAQVIAGVIEAKKNNTFGLTAFTSYGFFWLSLVGLIVMPKLGWATAASEGAMCAYLSVWGVFTLLLFFGTLKLNRALQFVFGSLTILFFLLVAGDATGNPAIKHLAGYEGIICGASAIYTGIANVLNEVYGRVVLPIGPVNV
- the gpmA gene encoding 2,3-diphosphoglycerate-dependent phosphoglycerate mutase, producing MQKIVLIRHGESIFNLENRFTGWEDVDLSENGYQQAHKAGQILKKNGYNFDVGFTSYLKRSIKTMHFILEELDHLWIPVEKSWRLNERFYGALQGMNKDEAIAKYGAEQVQKWRRDPNEHPPAVTRDDPRFPGHDLRYKNLTDRELPLTENLSETMDRVLPFWNETIVSAMRRNQKVIVVAHGNSLRSLIKYIDCLTDEQVTQLEIPTATPWVYELDHGLNQIRHYYLD
- a CDS encoding homoserine dehydrogenase translates to MSKKLSIGLFGFGVVGQGLYDIIKTKNLNIEIVKFAIKDPHKERSLPADLFTTDRDELLNNPEINTIVELINDTEAAFEIVSRALSSGKNVVSASKKMIALHLEELIELQHTHGTSLLYEGAVCGSIPIIRNLEEYYDNELLHSISGIFNGSSNYILSKGFIEGLDYDSALKQAQDLGFAETDPTSDVGGYDAKYKLVIAAAHAYGVIVQPDEVFNLGIQNLAAQDLQYAREKNLKIKLVPVAKELDDSNVAMFVLPKFVNSTEFLYNVEYEYNGVTVQAAFADQQFFFGKGAGGHPTGSAVLSDIAALRYSYQYEYKKAKEKTGLQFTNNVEFDIYLRYDDERLVEDLKFISIKERYYSGDYKFVIGKVNLQNLIDNQSQIAEGKAFVAFAGQLTGVGLASV
- a CDS encoding homoserine O-acetyltransferase family protein, which codes for MNTEIFKYTQTFELESGEQLQQLEIGFHTYGRLNKERDNVVWVCHALTANADVFDWWKGFVGTGNKFNPEEHFIVCANILGSPYGTTNPLSTNPATGLPYFLTFPQFTIRDIVKAHQLLASHLGIGNIHILIGGSLGGQQAIEWGIIEPNRIKNLILIATNARHSPWGIAFNESQRLALSADTTFNNNTIEGGQNGLKAARSIALLSYRTYKTYGITQQEEVDSKTDNFKASTYQDYQGQKLVNRFNAYSYWYLTKVMDSHNVGRNRNGVEKALSLIKARTLVIGIKSDVLFTIEEQEYLFRHIPKSAFAELDSFYGHDGFLIETEALTNIITSFFKTDVKGKIIELQRTA
- a CDS encoding O-acetylhomoserine aminocarboxypropyltransferase/cysteine synthase family protein, coding for MSALKFETLQLHAGQEVDPTTGSRAVPLYQTTSYVFKSAEHGANLFALKEFGNIYTRLMNPTTDVFEKRIAALEGGAAALATASGQASQFIALNNILQVGDNFVSSPFLYGGTYNQFKVAFKRLGIDVRFAKDDTAESLEALIDDKTKAIYLETIGNPGFTIADFDKVGALAKKYDLPLIVDNTFGAGGYLFRPLEHGASVVVQSTTKWIGGHGTSIGGVIVDGGTYNWGNGKFPQFTEPSEGYHGLVFADVFGIGGPFGNIQFIIRARVEGLRDFGPSQSPFNSWLNIQGLETLSLRVQRHVDNTLELAKWLDQHPQVASVNYPGLASSPYHELAKKYLKNGFGAVLSFEIDGDKEAAGKLIDNLKLVSHLANVGDAKTLIIQPSATTHQQLSDEEQLSAGVTPTSLRVAVGIEHIDDIKADFEQAFAKIKEAQAELA
- a CDS encoding basic secretory protein-like protein; translation: MKKTSILSILFLMLMAGTSYAQQTSNYNKNGYKLTFINYDNTLDTALKTKLINTFYRVYPELANAYNKKTLKAVTMIIDTSYKGVAETANGIVTISSRWMHQRPEDIDVVTHEVMHIVQDYGQSTGPGWLTEGIADYARFKFGVNNPAANWSLPAYKTTQNYDNSYRVTARFLAWLEKSKPGIVKTFDGKMRDHTFTDDTWKQQTGKTLDELWKDYSANPTV
- a CDS encoding M20 family metallo-hydrolase — its product is MTDSNNLYQLAVTLLQQLISIPSFSKEEDRTADLINEFLQQHGVTTHRKLNNIWAWNRHFDPAKPTILLNSHHDTVKPNSGYTRDPYDARIEDGKLFGLGSNDAGGCLVSLIVVFLYFHDRENLKYNFCLATTAEEEISGVNGLELIIPELGKLDFGIVGEPTLMQLAIAERGLMVLDCTAHGRAGHAAREEGDNAIYKALTDIEWFRSFKFPKESEVFGPIKMSVTIINAGSQHNVVPASCVFTVDVRVTDAYRNEEVLEIIRQHVSCDVKPRSIRLKPSSIPKEHAIVQAGLALGRTTYGSPTTSDQSLLDIPSVKVGPGDSARSHTADEFVYIDEIKEGIELYIKMLKSIN
- a CDS encoding ZIP family metal transporter, whose protein sequence is MEIWKVLLLFLSASFGGLSVFLFRGDNHKMLKLVLSFSGAYLFGITVLHLIPDAYHGNDNYVGVFILIGFLFQIVLELFSDGIEHGHMHKHQHDLVVFPVGIMVSLCLHAFLEGMPLAQGNQDQLVYGIALHHIPAAFALGTVLLTNKQGRNKTVFFILLFAVMAPAGYFFSNTLSTGNIGNLQHYFNRIMGMVIGIFLHISTTILFESSADHKFNLRKMGAVLLGVAIALAGSSLTD